A segment of the Candidatus Pelagisphaera phototrophica genome:
GATAAGTATTAGATTTTTTTGATTCAGCCCATCACAAGCTTTATTTGAAAACTATGAAACGTTACGCCAATCTGCTCAAAATCATTCTTCTTTTGTCACTTCTCCCTGCTTCGGCATCGGCTATAACCATCACTGTTTCTGCTCCAAGTTCCTCGTCGACGACCTTTACAATCACGGGCTCTGGCACAGCGTATAATACCGCCACGGGTCAATCCCTCTTCCAATTCGCAGGTTTGGCCGCAGGTTCGGGAAATTTCACTAATGCTGATTTCTTACCGCCATGGTTTCAAGCAACTGGTACTTTTGCATTCGATGGAGTGGCACTTACCGATGTCCGTATCGTCGATAATGATTACATCGACCAGTATGATATGCTCGGCTTGCAATTTGCGAGCGGAATATCCGCTGGTACCATAGCGGCATCAGGTAGTTCTACGGTCGATTTTAGTGGGAGCGGTAAGACTTTCGGCGACCTAGTGATTGGGACTTACGATATAAGTGAAATCACTTACTTTAACAATGCTCCTACTCTGATAGTTCAATACAGTTCGGTCCCCGACACAGGGTCCACAGCGGCCCTTCTTGGAGTTGGTGATGTGGCTCTAGCCTTTGCTAAGCGGAGGCTGGGCTAAGGGTTTGACGTGCGAGAACAAAGATATAAAAATTGTTTCCGGCAAACAAGTACTCTATGGGAACAACGCTTCAGGTGCTAGAAACGAGCCCATAGATTGCCGCAACTACGCACAAGTAGCATTTTTATCTTACCCTGTAAACTTGGAGCACAGAGCAAACAAGGGGCTACACGGTCTATTTACAGCAGAGCCAGCGCCCAAGCCACAGCGTAAGAAGAGAAAAAGGGGGTCAATAGGTATCTCATGAAAGTATTAATTATGTTCTCGGGCGGGCTGGATAGCACATATATGTTGTGGCACTACCTAACTAAAACTTATTACGCAGTACACACGCACCATGTCAGCATTCAAAACCGAGAGCTGAATTTTAAAAAAGAATACGAATCTACTGAAAAAATATACGCCTACTGCAAAAATAATTTCCGAGAGTTCAAAACATC
Coding sequences within it:
- a CDS encoding VPDSG-CTERM sorting domain-containing protein — translated: MKRYANLLKIILLLSLLPASASAITITVSAPSSSSTTFTITGSGTAYNTATGQSLFQFAGLAAGSGNFTNADFLPPWFQATGTFAFDGVALTDVRIVDNDYIDQYDMLGLQFASGISAGTIAASGSSTVDFSGSGKTFGDLVIGTYDISEITYFNNAPTLIVQYSSVPDTGSTAALLGVGDVALAFAKRRLG